Part of the Rhodococcus sp. OK302 genome is shown below.
TCCGCCGGAGAAGCTCGGCTGGGGTTGGGCGAAGTTTGCATTCGGTGGTTTCAAGACCCTCAGCTGGGTCGACGAGAAGGTTCTGCGTCACGTCGTTCCGCGCGGATTCTTCTACAACGTGATGATCACCGGCGTAAAGCCCGGCAACTGAATTGGGCTACGACTTCACCCTCTCTGATGTCGACTATCTCGGAAGTGATTCCGGCGTAGCGGCATTGGCTGAGGTGGATCAGCTCGAACTGTCCACACGTACGCGTCTGGCCGACATCGGCCGGGCGCGTACGCGTTTCGGCGACCGCATGCCCGCGCTCGTCGACACGGTACTTCTGCGTCGTAAAGCTGCCCAGAAACTTCCCGCCAGTGACGGTTGGTTGTTCACCGACGACGCTATGCAGCAAGCCACTCCGGCGGCGGTTGCAGTTCACCGGGCGCAGCGATTGATCGGCCGCGACGTCCATGACGTGACCTGTTCCATCGGAGCCGAACTGCACGCGCTCACCGGGGTTGCCTCACAGGTGATCGGCAGCGACATCGATGCCGTTCGCTTGGCGATGGCTCGCCGCAACGTGTCCACGGCGACTCTGCTGCGCGCTGATGCATTGCGTCCGACCACGCGGGGCACAGTTGTCCTCGCCGACCCGGCACGTCGATCAGGCGGACGTCGAACCCACGATCCTGCGGCGCTGATGCCGCCCCTCCCGGATCTGCTCGACGCTTATCAGGGCCGCGATATTGCCGTGAAGTGCGCCCCTGGACTCGATTTCGACTCCCTCGGCTGGGACGGCGAAGTGGAGATCGTGTCACTCGACGGTGGCGTGAAGGAAGCTTGTCTGTGGTCGGCCGGTTTGGCGCAGACGGGAGTGTCTCGTCGAGCGTCGGTGCTCCGGTCCGACGGAAGTGGTTGGTCTGTGACCGACGCCGAGGACGACACGATCCCGGAACAAGAACCGGGGGAGTGGATCATCGACCCGGACGGCGCGGTAGTTCGCGCAGGCCTGGTGCGCCACTACGCCGCCAGACACGGCCTGTGGCAGTTGGATCCACGCATTGCCTATCTCACCGGGGACAGCGTCCCGGAGGGGGTTCGCGGATTCCGGATCCTCGAACAGATCAAATACTCGGAGAAGC
Proteins encoded:
- a CDS encoding THUMP-like domain-containing protein, with amino-acid sequence MGYDFTLSDVDYLGSDSGVAALAEVDQLELSTRTRLADIGRARTRFGDRMPALVDTVLLRRKAAQKLPASDGWLFTDDAMQQATPAAVAVHRAQRLIGRDVHDVTCSIGAELHALTGVASQVIGSDIDAVRLAMARRNVSTATLLRADALRPTTRGTVVLADPARRSGGRRTHDPAALMPPLPDLLDAYQGRDIAVKCAPGLDFDSLGWDGEVEIVSLDGGVKEACLWSAGLAQTGVSRRASVLRSDGSGWSVTDAEDDTIPEQEPGEWIIDPDGAVVRAGLVRHYAARHGLWQLDPRIAYLTGDSVPEGVRGFRILEQIKYSEKLLKQTLSKRDCGVAEILVRGVDVDPAILRPRLKLKGSVSLSVVIVRIGRSASAFICEASR